The following are encoded together in the Arcobacter aquimarinus genome:
- a CDS encoding EAL domain-containing protein: protein MKDLNAIYQFKNGDYIIRQLKELLKSEIKNSIHKKIGKKTNIQIRNSHADVFEILIFSDINLEKINEIKNIIYEKIVSYNFKLLDKNFCINIDVTISCSKSSDKQIKVFAEKALHEAKLNYLHYMYFDSSLYKEDFINEDLLEIINYSIKNNLVEPYFQAIMDNETSQIIKYEALMRIYDKNGNILVPNIFIHKAKKYRLYNKLMQILFDKIIIYILKYKIHVSINLDYVDILNPMIKKTLIKKIKEHQIGSFLTIEILENEKVSNFNMVNDFLKEVKKYGVKIAIDDFGIGFSNYENILNLEIDYIKIDGSLIKRINEDIYLNLIKSIVLFSKQQNIKLIAEYVSDLKTLRYVKNIQIDYSQGYYIGKPLSIDELLGKKNEKTT, encoded by the coding sequence ATGAAAGATTTAAATGCTATTTATCAGTTCAAAAATGGCGATTATATTATTAGACAATTAAAAGAACTTCTAAAATCAGAAATAAAAAATTCAATACATAAAAAAATTGGTAAAAAAACGAATATTCAAATTAGAAATTCTCATGCTGATGTGTTTGAGATATTGATATTTTCAGATATAAATTTAGAAAAAATCAATGAAATAAAAAATATTATTTATGAAAAGATTGTCTCTTACAATTTTAAATTATTAGATAAAAACTTTTGCATTAATATTGATGTGACAATTAGCTGTTCAAAAAGTTCTGATAAACAGATAAAAGTTTTTGCAGAAAAAGCACTTCATGAAGCAAAATTAAATTATTTACATTATATGTATTTTGATTCAAGCTTATATAAAGAAGATTTTATAAACGAAGATTTATTAGAAATAATAAATTATAGCATCAAAAATAACTTAGTAGAACCCTATTTCCAAGCTATTATGGACAATGAAACTTCACAAATAATCAAATATGAAGCTTTGATGAGAATATACGATAAAAATGGAAATATTTTAGTACCAAACATTTTTATTCATAAAGCTAAAAAATATAGATTGTATAACAAATTAATGCAAATTTTGTTTGATAAAATTATTATTTACATTTTAAAATATAAAATCCATGTTAGTATAAATTTAGATTACGTAGATATTTTAAATCCTATGATAAAAAAAACTTTAATAAAAAAGATAAAAGAACATCAAATAGGCTCATTTTTAACTATTGAAATTCTTGAAAATGAAAAAGTATCAAATTTTAATATGGTAAATGATTTTTTAAAAGAAGTAAAGAAATATGGTGTAAAAATAGCAATTGATGATTTTGGTATAGGTTTTTCAAATTATGAAAATATTCTAAATTTAGAGATAGATTATATAAAAATTGATGGTTCTTTAATAAAAAGAATAAATGAAGATATATATTTAAATCTAATCAAAAGTATAGTTTTATTTTCAAAACAACAAAATATAAAATTAATTGCAGAATATGTAAGTGATTTAAAAACTTTAAGATATGTAAAAAATATACAAATAGATTATTCTCAAGGTTACTATATAGGAAAACCTTTGAGTATTGATGAGTTATTAGGAAAAAAAAATGAAAAAACAACTTGA
- a CDS encoding DedA family protein translates to MEQFIQDWGYLALFLYSFGGGFVGLVFAGVLSYAGDLNIYISILVAGVSNFLGDQFLFFLARKNKNYAKEMMGKYGRKIALAHLMMRKYGSFVVFIQKYIYGIKTLIPLAMGLTKYSATKFAIFNALATILWACVVGYLSFVAGEYILSLSDDFKYVGLGIVLVVFLIVSYIFKRIEK, encoded by the coding sequence ATGGAGCAATTTATTCAGGACTGGGGATATTTAGCTCTGTTTTTATACTCTTTTGGTGGGGGATTTGTAGGACTTGTATTTGCAGGAGTTTTATCTTATGCTGGAGATTTGAATATTTATATTTCTATTTTAGTAGCAGGAGTTTCAAACTTTTTGGGTGATCAGTTTTTGTTTTTTTTAGCTAGAAAAAATAAAAATTATGCAAAAGAGATGATGGGAAAATATGGTAGAAAAATAGCACTTGCTCATTTGATGATGAGAAAATATGGTTCTTTTGTTGTATTTATACAAAAATATATTTATGGAATAAAAACATTAATTCCTCTTGCTATGGGACTTACAAAATATTCAGCTACAAAATTTGCAATTTTTAATGCACTTGCTACTATTTTATGGGCTTGTGTAGTTGGTTATTTAAGTTTTGTTGCAGGTGAGTATATACTTAGTTTAAGTGATGATTTTAAATATGTGGGATTAGGGATAGTTTTAGTAGTATTTTTAATCGTTTCATATATTTTTAAAAGAATAGAGAAATAG
- the dbpA gene encoding ATP-dependent RNA helicase DbpA, with protein sequence MEKFSQLNLSKEFLANLNSLEYTNMTPIQQKSLPLSLQNRDLIAQAKTGSGKTVAFCIPLLNKIDVKNFRIQSLILAPTRELANQIAQELRKLSRHIHNLKVLTLCGGVPFKPQVVSLFHGAHIVVATPGRVLKHIKEENIKLENINTLVLDEADKMLDMGFYDDIIEIINSLPKNRQTLLFSATYEKNIEKLALNILKNPEFVKVENEEKVHIKQKFYNVDESNKTALIPALISSNKAKTILIFCNMKITCDKLADDLYDLGLDVLTLHSDLDQKQRDETIILFSNKSYPILIATDVASRGLHIDDVDLVINYDLSLDEKIHTHRIGRTARAGKGGIAISLYNSNDYERVELIKDTFSDIKEENISNIEDDLSYKIDSDLRTIFINGGKKQKLRAGDILGALTAGIGLNKEDIGKIDILDFASYVAINKEKIEYVLDKLSKSKIKGKYYRIYEK encoded by the coding sequence ATGGAAAAATTTTCACAATTAAATTTATCAAAAGAGTTTTTAGCAAATTTAAACTCTCTAGAATATACAAATATGACACCAATACAGCAAAAAAGTTTGCCTTTGAGTTTACAAAATAGAGATTTAATAGCTCAGGCAAAAACTGGTTCTGGAAAAACTGTGGCATTTTGTATTCCTCTTTTAAACAAAATTGATGTAAAAAATTTCAGAATTCAATCTTTAATATTAGCTCCAACAAGAGAATTAGCAAATCAAATAGCGCAAGAACTTAGAAAACTTTCAAGACATATTCATAATCTAAAGGTACTTACTCTTTGTGGAGGAGTTCCTTTTAAACCTCAAGTTGTTTCATTGTTTCATGGAGCTCATATTGTTGTAGCAACTCCAGGAAGAGTTTTAAAACATATAAAAGAAGAGAATATAAAACTTGAAAATATAAACACTTTGGTTTTAGATGAAGCTGATAAAATGCTTGATATGGGTTTTTATGATGATATTATTGAAATAATAAATAGTTTACCAAAAAATAGACAAACTCTATTATTTTCAGCAACTTATGAAAAAAATATAGAAAAACTAGCTTTAAATATATTAAAAAATCCAGAATTTGTAAAAGTTGAAAATGAAGAAAAAGTTCATATAAAACAGAAATTTTATAATGTAGATGAATCAAATAAAACGGCACTTATTCCAGCTCTTATTTCATCAAATAAAGCAAAAACAATTTTAATTTTCTGTAATATGAAAATAACTTGTGACAAGTTAGCTGATGATTTATATGATTTGGGATTAGATGTTTTAACTTTACATTCGGATTTAGACCAAAAACAGCGTGATGAAACTATTATTTTATTTTCAAATAAGTCATATCCTATTTTAATAGCAACAGATGTTGCTTCAAGAGGACTTCATATTGATGATGTGGATTTAGTTATAAATTATGATTTATCATTAGATGAAAAAATTCACACTCACAGAATCGGAAGAACTGCACGTGCTGGAAAAGGTGGAATAGCAATCTCTTTATATAATTCAAATGATTATGAGAGAGTTGAACTTATCAAAGATACTTTTAGTGATATAAAAGAGGAAAATATATCAAATATTGAAGATGATTTATCATATAAAATTGATTCGGATTTAAGAACAATTTTTATAAATGGTGGTAAAAAACAAAAATTAAGAGCAGGTGATATTCTTGGTGCTTTAACAGCTGGAATTGGTTTAAATAAAGAAGATATTGGAAAAATTGATATTTTAGATTTTGCTTCTTATGTTGCTATAAATAAAGAAAAAATAGAGTATGTTTTAGACAAATTATCAAAGTCAAAAATAAAAGGAAAATATTATAGAATTTATGAAAAATAA
- a CDS encoding diguanylate cyclase domain-containing protein, translating into MIKNRLFLKMILIFTLPALGILYFSSVLVYEKVELVKEVDNTYDNLTYLNAVKKLISQIQKERSLSVKYHLSEIELPELLEQRKDTSKSCDELKKLISSLSLENRFSQYKNELKKLEDFRNKLDSFDIDLVEVFQIYTSLNKIILSSLSTLKPVKLDIGLNSDFANILNFLKFEESLQIEKDLIEIYLTKKSLEPKLYELFLENYFIQDSNKTLFYTNINLEIMQKLNIKFNEEHTSKIFNIKNSIKENIQSNNSLKIQEWEKISNENLENFNNIFNSLISSIEQSSKKYQDKILDDRNKSLIFLFVCFSTLISLLFVLRNIIFNEQKSFMIVQKHKDIYELLNQANKFLLKFFDKRRLYSNICELLSENENIRFCFIYDYVDDEITAQESLLKQKVITQIGNYHDKNQNNIVSKTIKWETSIIINNFEQKNISIFYDDAKKLNINSMASFPIKKFNNIVGTLVLYSNESNFFDQEVEVLFDKLVNDITHCLEKMEYEEIRIKQEDELRLSSYAFESSEPMIITNNIGDIIKVNQAFCTAMGYAKEEILGKNPRIFKSGHQDKRFGDELWNSLKVQGFWSGEVYNKKANNEIIPLRATITAIKNKEGKITHFLGQYIDIGEQKDKEKVLEYQATHDNLTGLPNRLLLLDRIEHAITKVIRHKIVGGLIFIDLDNFKEVNDTLGHDVGDALLIMVAKKIKEVVRDEDTIARIGGDEFIVLIDNIGNDKDVAKTNISNLAIKIKDALNSITTIEGHINVSTPSIGITLFNDSSVSVKDIIKQADTAMYVAKKQGKNSIEFF; encoded by the coding sequence TTGATTAAAAATAGATTATTTTTAAAAATGATATTAATATTTACATTGCCTGCATTAGGAATCTTATATTTCAGTTCTGTATTAGTTTATGAAAAAGTTGAATTAGTAAAAGAAGTAGATAATACTTATGATAATTTGACATATTTAAATGCAGTTAAAAAATTGATTTCGCAAATTCAAAAAGAGAGAAGTTTATCTGTAAAGTATCATCTTTCAGAAATTGAACTTCCAGAACTTTTAGAACAAAGAAAAGATACTTCGAAATCGTGTGATGAATTAAAAAAATTAATTTCTAGTTTAAGTTTAGAGAATCGTTTTAGTCAATATAAAAATGAATTAAAAAAATTAGAAGATTTTAGAAATAAATTGGATAGTTTTGATATAGATTTAGTAGAAGTTTTTCAAATATATACTTCTTTAAATAAAATAATTTTATCTTCTTTATCAACATTAAAACCTGTAAAACTTGATATTGGACTTAACAGTGATTTTGCAAATATTTTAAATTTTTTAAAATTTGAAGAATCATTACAAATAGAAAAAGATTTAATTGAGATTTATTTAACAAAAAAGAGTTTAGAACCAAAATTATATGAGCTATTTTTAGAGAACTATTTTATTCAAGATTCAAATAAAACGCTTTTTTATACAAATATAAATTTAGAAATTATGCAAAAATTAAATATAAAATTTAATGAAGAACACACAAGTAAAATTTTTAATATTAAAAATAGTATAAAAGAAAATATTCAATCAAATAATAGTTTAAAAATTCAAGAATGGGAAAAAATATCAAATGAAAATTTAGAGAATTTTAATAATATTTTTAATTCTTTAATTTCTTCTATTGAGCAGTCATCAAAAAAATATCAAGATAAAATTTTAGATGATAGAAATAAAAGTTTGATTTTTCTTTTTGTTTGTTTTTCAACATTGATATCTTTACTTTTTGTTTTAAGAAATATCATATTTAATGAACAAAAGAGTTTTATGATAGTTCAAAAACATAAAGATATTTATGAATTATTAAATCAAGCGAATAAATTTTTGTTAAAATTTTTTGATAAAAGAAGATTATATTCAAATATTTGTGAGCTTTTATCTGAGAATGAAAATATCAGATTTTGTTTTATATATGATTATGTTGATGATGAAATTACTGCACAAGAAAGTTTACTTAAACAAAAAGTAATTACTCAAATAGGAAATTATCATGATAAAAATCAAAATAATATTGTTTCAAAAACTATAAAATGGGAAACAAGTATTATTATAAATAATTTTGAACAAAAAAATATTTCTATTTTTTATGATGATGCAAAAAAACTAAATATAAACTCTATGGCATCTTTTCCTATTAAAAAGTTTAATAATATAGTTGGAACTTTGGTTTTATATTCAAATGAATCTAATTTTTTTGACCAAGAAGTAGAAGTTCTTTTTGATAAGTTAGTAAATGATATAACACATTGTTTAGAAAAGATGGAATATGAAGAGATTAGAATAAAGCAAGAAGATGAATTAAGACTTTCTTCTTATGCTTTTGAATCAAGTGAACCTATGATTATTACCAATAATATAGGAGATATAATAAAAGTAAATCAGGCTTTTTGTACAGCTATGGGATATGCTAAAGAAGAAATTTTAGGAAAAAATCCAAGAATTTTTAAATCAGGACATCAAGACAAAAGATTTGGTGATGAGTTATGGAATAGTTTAAAAGTTCAAGGTTTTTGGAGTGGAGAGGTTTATAACAAAAAAGCAAATAATGAAATTATTCCATTAAGAGCTACAATAACAGCTATAAAAAATAAAGAAGGAAAAATTACACATTTTTTAGGGCAATATATAGATATCGGTGAACAAAAAGATAAAGAAAAAGTTTTAGAATATCAAGCAACTCATGATAACTTAACAGGTTTACCAAATAGATTATTATTACTTGATAGAATTGAACATGCAATTACAAAAGTAATAAGACATAAAATAGTTGGTGGTTTAATATTTATTGACTTAGATAATTTCAAAGAAGTAAATGATACTCTAGGACATGATGTTGGAGATGCTTTACTTATTATGGTTGCAAAAAAAATAAAAGAAGTTGTAAGAGATGAAGATACAATAGCTAGAATAGGTGGAGATGAATTTATAGTTTTAATTGATAATATAGGAAATGATAAGGATGTTGCAAAAACAAATATATCAAATTTAGCTATAAAAATAAAAGATGCGTTAAACTCAATTACAACTATTGAAGGTCATATAAATGTGTCAACACCAAGTATTGGAATAACGTTATTTAATGATTCAAGTGTTAGTGTTAAAGATATTATAAAACAAGCAGATACTGCAATGTATGTGGCAAAAAAACAAGGTAAAAATTCAATAGAGTTTTTCTAA
- a CDS encoding peptidylprolyl isomerase — translation MKSATARHLLVDSEELCLELKTRIANGEKFEDLAKEYSSCPSGYNGGDLGNFFQGQMVPEFDAVVFNEAINVVHGPVKTDFGYHLLETTSRRD, via the coding sequence ATGAAAAGTGCAACAGCAAGACATCTATTAGTTGATAGTGAAGAGTTATGTTTAGAATTAAAAACTAGAATAGCAAACGGTGAAAAGTTTGAAGATTTAGCAAAAGAGTATTCTTCTTGCCCATCTGGATATAATGGTGGAGATTTAGGAAACTTTTTTCAAGGTCAAATGGTTCCTGAATTTGATGCAGTTGTATTCAATGAAGCTATAAATGTAGTTCATGGACCTGTTAAAACGGATTTTGGTTATCACTTATTAGAAACAACTTCAAGAAGAGATTAA
- the pdxH gene encoding pyridoxamine 5'-phosphate oxidase codes for MDLSHLRAKYTTKGLDIKDLNQNPFLQFELWFKQAMEAKLTEPNAFSLATVGTDMMPSIRTVLLKIFDEKGFVFFTNYKSTKAKQVEENPKAAALFAWLDLERQVKIEGNIEKISKTESLKYFLSRPKGSQIGAWVSHQSQVISSRSLLEQKFDEIRRKFVKGEVPFPDFWGGYIIKPTKIEFWQGGQDRLHDRFLYELQENGNWTISRLAP; via the coding sequence TTGGATTTAAGTCATTTAAGAGCAAAATATACAACAAAAGGTTTAGATATAAAGGATTTAAACCAAAATCCTTTTTTACAGTTTGAACTTTGGTTCAAGCAAGCGATGGAAGCAAAATTAACTGAACCAAATGCTTTTTCACTTGCTACTGTTGGAACTGATATGATGCCTAGTATTAGAACTGTATTACTTAAAATCTTTGATGAAAAAGGTTTTGTTTTTTTTACAAATTATAAAAGTACAAAAGCAAAACAAGTTGAAGAGAATCCCAAAGCAGCAGCACTTTTTGCTTGGCTAGATTTAGAAAGACAAGTAAAAATAGAAGGAAATATAGAAAAAATATCAAAAACTGAATCTTTAAAATATTTTCTCTCACGACCTAAAGGTAGTCAAATCGGAGCTTGGGTTTCACACCAAAGTCAAGTTATAAGTTCAAGAAGTTTGCTTGAACAAAAGTTTGATGAAATAAGAAGAAAATTTGTAAAAGGAGAAGTTCCTTTTCCTGATTTCTGGGGTGGATATATCATTAAACCTACAAAAATAGAGTTTTGGCAAGGTGGACAAGATAGACTTCATGATAGATTTTTATACGAATTACAAGAAAATGGAAATTGGACTATATCAAGACTTGCACCATAA
- a CDS encoding 6-pyruvoyl trahydropterin synthase family protein, with protein MIIRKKFKFEGAHIVRNCSTKRCKTSIHGHSYKVELFFTSNKLDNGYMILDFGLTKKHIKNIIDSFDHAYSLWAEESEEFKNFFKTNSLRWIEMPVSPSAESYSLMFLKFIDHILKNTKFSNGEGDVKVTSVRVHETKTGYAEAFLSDINLIELDIKKVVFSDEIINEWKNKDELLKILSV; from the coding sequence GTGATTATAAGAAAAAAATTCAAATTTGAAGGTGCACATATAGTAAGAAATTGTTCAACAAAAAGGTGTAAAACATCAATTCATGGACACTCCTATAAAGTTGAACTATTTTTCACTTCTAATAAACTAGACAATGGATATATGATTTTAGATTTCGGATTAACAAAAAAACATATTAAAAATATTATAGATTCATTTGATCATGCTTACTCTTTATGGGCAGAAGAATCAGAAGAGTTTAAAAATTTTTTTAAAACAAATTCACTTCGTTGGATAGAGATGCCCGTATCTCCAAGTGCTGAAAGCTATAGTTTGATGTTTCTAAAATTTATTGACCATATTTTAAAAAATACAAAATTTTCTAATGGTGAAGGAGATGTTAAAGTAACATCTGTTCGAGTCCATGAAACTAAAACTGGATATGCAGAAGCTTTTTTGAGTGATATAAATTTAATTGAATTAGATATAAAAAAAGTTGTTTTTTCAGATGAAATAATAAACGAATGGAAAAATAAAGATGAATTATTAAAAATATTATCTGTGTAA
- the pyrC gene encoding dihydroorotase, whose product MEKFIINSALDMHLHLRDDDMLKLVGPLTSKSFAGALVMPNLLPPITTKEALLSYKQRIKEACKQDEDFTPYVTIFFQVDYSYSFLEDIKDEIIAVKLYPFGVTTNSETGVSSMDVEILRPTLESMSKLGIPLCVHGETKGFVMDREKEFLPIYESLAINFPNLKIIMEHISTKEAINLLDKYDNLYATVTVHHLLLTLDDVAGGMLNPHNFCKPIVKRYEDRAALQEIVLQAHPKIMFGSDSAPHQKNNKECHHGAAGVFNSPIALQLLAELFEKNGKLDNLNTFVSLNAQRIYNLKPISKPITLIKKDFIVPDVYSYKNEQVVPMFADKTLAWSIK is encoded by the coding sequence ATGGAAAAATTTATTATAAACTCTGCTTTAGATATGCATCTTCATTTAAGAGATGATGACATGTTAAAACTTGTAGGACCTCTAACTTCAAAAAGTTTTGCAGGTGCACTTGTTATGCCAAACCTTCTTCCTCCAATTACTACAAAAGAGGCTTTATTATCTTATAAACAAAGAATAAAAGAGGCTTGTAAACAAGATGAAGATTTTACTCCTTATGTAACGATATTTTTTCAAGTGGATTATTCATACTCATTTTTAGAAGATATAAAAGATGAGATAATTGCAGTTAAACTTTATCCTTTTGGAGTAACAACAAATAGTGAAACTGGTGTATCTTCAATGGATGTTGAAATTTTAAGACCCACTTTAGAATCTATGAGTAAATTAGGTATTCCTTTATGTGTACATGGAGAAACAAAAGGTTTTGTGATGGATAGAGAAAAAGAGTTTTTACCTATTTATGAATCTTTAGCTATTAATTTTCCAAATCTTAAAATAATTATGGAACATATTTCAACAAAAGAAGCTATAAATTTACTTGATAAATACGATAATTTATATGCAACAGTTACTGTTCATCATCTGCTTTTGACCCTTGATGATGTAGCAGGTGGGATGTTAAATCCACATAATTTTTGTAAACCAATAGTTAAAAGATATGAAGATAGAGCTGCTTTACAAGAAATAGTATTACAAGCTCATCCTAAAATTATGTTTGGTTCTGATTCTGCTCCTCATCAAAAAAACAATAAAGAGTGTCATCATGGAGCAGCAGGAGTATTTAATTCACCTATTGCTTTACAACTTCTAGCTGAATTATTTGAAAAAAATGGAAAGCTAGATAATTTAAATACATTTGTAAGTTTAAATGCACAAAGAATTTATAATTTAAAACCTATTTCTAAGCCAATTACTCTAATCAAGAAAGATTTTATAGTTCCTGATGTTTATTCTTACAAAAACGAACAAGTAGTTCCTATGTTTGCAGATAAAACTTTAGCTTGGAGCATAAAGTGA
- the hisI gene encoding phosphoribosyl-AMP cyclohydrolase, with protein sequence MNIDFKKSNGLVPVIAQEFGTNEVLMLGYMNKEAFDLTIETKIVHYFSRSKNRIWKKGEESGHIQKLIDLIVDCDEDTLLAIVEQVGNTACHTGAKSCFYRSYFEGNE encoded by the coding sequence ATGAATATTGATTTTAAAAAATCAAATGGTTTAGTTCCAGTTATTGCTCAAGAATTTGGAACAAATGAGGTATTAATGTTAGGTTATATGAACAAAGAGGCTTTTGATTTGACTATTGAAACAAAAATTGTTCATTACTTTTCAAGAAGTAAAAATAGAATCTGGAAAAAAGGTGAGGAGAGTGGTCATATTCAAAAACTAATTGATTTAATAGTTGATTGTGATGAAGATACACTTTTAGCTATTGTAGAACAAGTAGGAAATACTGCTTGTCATACAGGAGCTAAATCTTGTTTTTATAGGTCATATTTTGAAGGCAATGAGTAA
- the dksA gene encoding RNA polymerase-binding protein DksA: MLKEEHIEELKNKLLEKKEKLLQETTLSQGFIEELHNDTKGDEADFAEISSDTYNLSILREKQIQELREIEHALKKIENGTYDICEMCDEPVGIKRLRAKPHARFCIYCRPIYEKEQKN, translated from the coding sequence ATGTTGAAAGAAGAACATATAGAAGAGTTAAAAAACAAACTTTTAGAAAAAAAAGAAAAACTACTTCAAGAAACAACCTTAAGTCAAGGTTTTATTGAAGAGCTTCATAATGATACAAAAGGAGATGAGGCAGATTTTGCGGAGATTTCAAGTGATACATATAATCTAAGTATTCTTAGAGAAAAGCAAATTCAAGAGTTAAGAGAGATAGAACATGCTTTAAAAAAGATTGAGAATGGCACTTATGATATTTGTGAGATGTGCGATGAACCAGTGGGGATAAAGAGACTTAGAGCTAAACCACATGCTAGATTTTGTATATATTGCAGACCTATTTATGAAAAAGAACAAAAAAACTAG
- a CDS encoding DNA repair protein Rad50, with the protein MKNIKVELESIIFNVMLPESQAFLDELNEEIENGNEEKEIIEAKKDVVSFIEELNQILELIKEKKLSNKDAKDMYKKIRNMLDEHEHQ; encoded by the coding sequence GTGAAAAATATAAAAGTAGAATTAGAAAGTATAATATTTAATGTGATGCTACCAGAATCACAAGCTTTTTTAGATGAATTAAATGAAGAGATTGAGAATGGAAATGAAGAAAAAGAGATTATTGAAGCAAAAAAAGATGTTGTCTCTTTTATTGAGGAATTAAATCAAATTTTAGAATTAATTAAAGAAAAGAAACTATCAAATAAAGATGCAAAAGATATGTATAAAAAAATTAGAAATATGCTTGATGAACATGAACATCAATAA
- a CDS encoding DUF1826 domain-containing protein, with translation MTNKKNLNLSGEWSQERYPFRHMSQDKQPTVLSDIYKEEINIAIWQRHKQFSVKEFLALNPTFQKEMVLTPQDAFSRISESFDNNMTEVSEDIALLVDMFCYLFELNQVGMRLKVLDKAMCPKFHVDKVPCRLVTTYQGMATQWLPHELVDQTKLGWGCNGLPDNESGLYQSESDIQQLHCGDVALIKGTLWEGNENAGLVHRSPELVANEKRLILTLDFM, from the coding sequence ATGACGAATAAAAAAAATCTTAATCTTTCTGGAGAATGGAGTCAAGAGAGATATCCGTTCCGACATATGTCACAGGATAAACAGCCAACAGTTTTGAGCGATATCTATAAGGAGGAGATTAATATAGCCATTTGGCAACGACATAAACAATTTTCAGTAAAAGAATTTTTAGCATTAAATCCTACATTTCAAAAAGAAATGGTCCTAACACCACAAGATGCATTTTCACGTATTAGCGAATCTTTTGATAACAATATGACTGAAGTTAGCGAAGATATTGCTCTGCTTGTAGATATGTTTTGTTATTTGTTTGAACTTAATCAAGTAGGTATGCGATTGAAAGTTTTAGATAAAGCGATGTGCCCTAAATTTCATGTTGACAAAGTACCTTGTCGTCTTGTGACAACTTATCAAGGTATGGCTACGCAATGGTTGCCTCACGAGTTAGTTGATCAAACAAAACTGGGATGGGGTTGTAATGGCTTACCTGATAATGAATCTGGTCTTTACCAAAGTGAAAGTGATATCCAACAACTACATTGTGGCGATGTTGCACTAATCAAAGGTACACTTTGGGAAGGTAATGAAAATGCAGGATTAGTCCACCGTTCACCAGAATTAGTAGCTAATGAAAAGCGTTTGATATTAACTTTAGATTTTATGTAG